From Trueperella pecoris, a single genomic window includes:
- the prfA gene encoding peptide chain release factor 1, producing MSEFPAAQAAAEEYYDIEKQMASPEVLAKPEKLRSLGRRYAELKRVVSRYERWVNASTDLSEAQEIVDLGGEDGELFAGELPRLEVEVDDAAASLRDALLPRDPDDGRDVILEVKAGEGGEESALFASDLLRMYQRYAESKGWSTQILSHTDTDMGGYKDVQMAIKARSVPDDPADGVWAHMKYEAGVHRVQRVPVTESQGRVHTSAAGVLVFAEVDEPEEVQLNDNELRIDVYRSSGPGGQSVNTTDSAVRITHLPTGITVSMQDEKSQIKNREAAMRILLARIRQVQLEEQAAKEADQRRSQVRTVDRSERVRTYNFPENRIADHRTGFKAHNLDQVLQGNLDDVITSLREMDEEERLQAAAEEAEAK from the coding sequence ATGAGTGAGTTCCCCGCAGCGCAGGCAGCGGCAGAAGAGTATTACGACATTGAAAAGCAGATGGCATCGCCGGAGGTGTTGGCCAAGCCGGAGAAACTGCGTAGCCTGGGGCGTCGTTATGCCGAACTCAAGCGAGTGGTCTCCCGCTACGAGCGCTGGGTCAACGCGTCAACCGATCTTTCCGAGGCTCAGGAAATCGTCGATCTGGGTGGGGAAGACGGCGAGCTGTTCGCCGGCGAGCTTCCGCGCCTAGAAGTCGAGGTTGACGACGCGGCGGCGTCGTTGCGAGATGCGCTTCTTCCGCGCGATCCCGACGACGGGCGCGACGTCATCCTCGAGGTCAAGGCCGGTGAGGGTGGCGAGGAGTCGGCTTTGTTCGCCTCGGATCTGCTGCGCATGTATCAGCGATACGCCGAGTCCAAGGGCTGGTCGACCCAGATTCTGTCCCACACCGACACCGATATGGGCGGTTACAAGGACGTGCAGATGGCTATCAAGGCCAGGTCGGTTCCGGACGATCCCGCCGACGGGGTGTGGGCACACATGAAGTACGAGGCGGGCGTTCACCGCGTTCAACGCGTGCCGGTCACCGAGTCTCAGGGACGCGTCCACACGTCGGCTGCCGGTGTCCTCGTGTTTGCCGAAGTTGATGAGCCCGAGGAAGTCCAGCTCAATGACAACGAGCTTCGCATCGACGTCTATCGTTCTTCGGGCCCGGGCGGACAGTCGGTGAACACGACCGACTCGGCCGTGCGTATCACCCACCTTCCGACCGGCATCACGGTCTCGATGCAGGACGAGAAGTCTCAGATTAAGAACCGTGAAGCGGCAATGCGCATTCTTTTGGCCCGTATCCGCCAGGTTCAGCTTGAAGAGCAGGCGGCTAAAGAAGCAGATCAGCGCCGCTCGCAGGTCCGTACGGTGGATCGTTCTGAGCGCGTTCGCACCTATAACTTCCCGGAGAATCGCATTGCCGATCATCGCACGGGCTTTAAGGCACACAACCTCGACCAGGTGCTCCAGGGCAACCTTGACGACGTCATTACCTCGCTACGCGAGATGGACGAAGAGGAGCGGCTCCAGGCAGCTGCGGAAGAAGCAGAGGCCAAGTAA
- the rpmE gene encoding 50S ribosomal protein L31: protein MKQGIHPDYHDIHVTCTCGNEFETRSTLAGDSLRVDVCSACHPFYTGKQKILDTGGRVARFEARYGKRTK, encoded by the coding sequence ATGAAGCAGGGTATCCACCCCGACTACCACGACATCCACGTCACCTGCACCTGTGGCAACGAGTTCGAAACCCGTTCCACCCTCGCAGGCGATTCGCTCCGCGTTGACGTGTGTAGCGCATGCCACCCGTTCTACACGGGCAAGCAGAAGATTCTCGACACCGGCGGCCGCGTCGCCCGCTTCGAGGCTCGCTACGGTAAGCGCACGAAGTAA
- the rho gene encoding transcription termination factor Rho: MRLADLKTLAADMGLSLAPNARRNDLITAIREARNAAKKPKSRARKASDQATQAAQPAEKREAEETVNQHGDPKAQLDLPVSKKKPAKELSEDEKRAALDALGDAAQRRAEESSDDDEGRGRRGRRQRNRNRNRNDERQEHGNRSDERGERQERGNRNDDRRNRNDRNRNEEREENVESGEVLIPVAGILDVDGNNNYLRTGGYLPGKNDAYVSSQIIRRYGLRRGDAIQGAVRDASEGNNRRGRQHKYNPLVEVTSINGMTPEEAKERPEFNKLTPLYPNEMLRMETSQKALTSRIIDLVAPIGKGQRGLIVSPPKAGKTVVMQQIAMAIANNNPDVHLMVVLVDERPEEVTDMQRLVKGEVIASTFDRPASDHTIVAELAVERAKRLVELGQDVVILLDSLTRLGRAYNLAAPASGRILSGGVDAGALYPPKKFFGAARNIENGGSLTIVASALVETGSKMDEVIFEEFKGTGNMELRLSRQLADRRIFPAVDINASGTRREELLFSPEELKIVWHLRRALGTLDVQEASDYVLGRMRKTESNGEFLMSVVRGMQHAD, translated from the coding sequence ATGCGCCTGGCCGATTTGAAGACGCTTGCAGCCGACATGGGCTTGTCTTTGGCGCCTAACGCGCGCCGCAACGATTTGATTACGGCCATTCGTGAGGCGCGTAACGCTGCCAAGAAGCCAAAGTCGCGCGCACGCAAGGCTTCCGATCAGGCCACGCAGGCGGCGCAGCCGGCCGAAAAGCGTGAGGCCGAAGAGACCGTCAACCAGCACGGTGATCCCAAGGCCCAGCTTGACCTACCCGTCTCGAAGAAGAAGCCCGCCAAGGAGCTGAGCGAGGACGAAAAGAGGGCAGCCCTCGACGCACTTGGTGACGCCGCGCAGCGCCGAGCCGAGGAAAGCTCCGACGATGACGAGGGTCGCGGGCGTCGCGGCCGTCGCCAGCGCAACCGTAACCGCAATCGCAACGACGAGCGCCAGGAGCACGGCAACCGCAGCGATGAGCGCGGCGAGCGCCAGGAGCGCGGCAACCGCAACGACGATCGCCGTAACCGCAACGATCGCAACCGCAACGAGGAGCGCGAGGAGAACGTCGAATCGGGTGAAGTCCTCATCCCCGTCGCCGGCATTCTTGACGTCGATGGCAACAACAACTACTTGCGCACGGGCGGTTACCTTCCCGGTAAGAACGATGCGTACGTCTCTTCCCAGATCATTCGCCGCTACGGCCTGCGCCGTGGCGATGCGATCCAGGGAGCTGTGCGTGATGCGTCGGAGGGAAATAACCGCCGCGGCCGCCAGCACAAGTACAACCCGCTGGTTGAGGTCACGTCTATTAACGGCATGACGCCGGAGGAGGCGAAGGAGCGCCCCGAGTTTAACAAGCTCACCCCGCTTTACCCCAACGAGATGTTGCGCATGGAGACCAGCCAGAAGGCGCTGACCTCGCGCATCATCGACCTCGTCGCCCCGATTGGCAAGGGCCAGCGTGGTCTGATCGTCTCCCCTCCGAAGGCGGGCAAGACCGTCGTCATGCAGCAGATTGCGATGGCGATCGCTAACAACAATCCGGATGTTCACCTCATGGTGGTTCTTGTTGACGAGCGTCCGGAAGAAGTCACGGACATGCAGCGCCTGGTCAAGGGCGAGGTCATTGCCTCGACGTTCGACCGTCCGGCCTCCGATCACACCATCGTTGCCGAGCTCGCCGTCGAGCGTGCTAAGCGCCTCGTGGAGCTGGGCCAGGACGTTGTCATTCTTCTAGATTCGCTCACCCGCCTTGGCCGCGCCTACAACCTTGCCGCTCCGGCGTCGGGCCGTATCCTCTCGGGTGGTGTGGATGCCGGTGCGCTCTACCCGCCCAAGAAGTTCTTCGGCGCTGCCCGCAACATCGAAAACGGTGGTTCGCTGACGATCGTCGCATCCGCGCTGGTGGAGACCGGGTCGAAGATGGACGAGGTCATTTTCGAGGAGTTCAAGGGTACCGGCAACATGGAGCTGCGCCTGTCGCGTCAGCTCGCCGATCGCCGTATCTTCCCGGCTGTGGATATCAACGCTTCGGGCACCCGCCGCGAGGAGCTGCTGTTCAGCCCCGAAGAGCTCAAGATCGTCTGGCACCTGCGCCGCGCGCTTGGCACGTTGGATGTCCAGGAGGCCTCCGACTACGTTCTCGGGCGCATGCGCAAGACGGAGTCGAACGGCGAGTTCCTCATGTCCGTTGTTCGCGGAATGCAACACGCAGATTAG
- the thrB gene encoding homoserine kinase has protein sequence MRIVNDSARVRVPASSGNLGPGFDSMGMAHDVWDEVSATLTTGASKALIVGEGHDTLPKDGSHLIIRVMRETLERLGLPAAGVELVCRNSIPHGKGLGSSAAAIVAGVMLVRQLVGSPEEFTDEEVLNIASEYEGHPDNAAPAIYGGTTLSWAEGKGYRTVRLTVSPKVKTTLLVPSEILPTTTARAVLPASVPHTDAAFNAGRTALLTHALANDPSLLFAATQDKLHQDYRSEAMPHTAAVLGALRKAGWPAVVSGAGPSILLFAEVDPAMANIFAQQGYRTMNSRQVRGAHIAG, from the coding sequence ATGCGAATTGTCAACGATTCGGCGCGTGTGCGGGTGCCGGCGTCGTCGGGCAACCTTGGCCCGGGCTTTGATTCGATGGGTATGGCCCACGACGTGTGGGATGAGGTCAGTGCCACGCTGACGACCGGCGCCTCGAAGGCTCTCATTGTTGGCGAAGGACATGACACCCTGCCCAAGGATGGCTCGCACCTGATTATTCGGGTCATGCGCGAGACGCTTGAGCGCCTGGGGCTGCCGGCCGCGGGTGTCGAGCTTGTGTGCCGGAACTCGATTCCGCACGGGAAGGGCTTGGGTTCCTCGGCGGCGGCGATCGTGGCTGGCGTCATGTTGGTCCGGCAGCTGGTGGGCTCGCCTGAGGAGTTCACGGACGAGGAAGTGCTTAACATTGCCTCCGAATACGAGGGGCATCCGGACAACGCCGCTCCTGCGATCTACGGGGGAACAACCTTGTCATGGGCCGAGGGGAAGGGGTACCGTACGGTTCGCCTCACGGTTTCGCCGAAGGTGAAGACCACGTTGCTTGTTCCTTCTGAGATTTTGCCGACGACGACGGCGCGCGCGGTCCTGCCCGCCTCCGTCCCGCACACAGACGCCGCGTTTAACGCGGGGCGTACAGCGTTGCTCACGCACGCACTAGCGAATGACCCATCGTTGTTGTTCGCCGCCACGCAGGACAAGCTTCATCAGGACTACCGCTCTGAGGCGATGCCGCATACGGCGGCCGTTTTGGGTGCGTTGCGCAAGGCCGGCTGGCCTGCCGTCGTGAGCGGAGCTGGCCCATCGATTTTACTGTTTGCCGAGGTAGATCCCGCCATGGCGAATATTTTTGCCCAACAGGGGTATCGGACGATGAATTCTCGGCAGGTACGTGGCGCACATATCGCGGGGTAG
- the thrC gene encoding threonine synthase: MAHQWQGLINEYRERLPFAETAPVVTLKEGGTPLVYAKALSERLDAEVYVKVEGANPTGSFKDRGMTTAISQVMQTGVEVVACASTGNTSASAAAYAVAAGLQCAVVLPAGKIAAGKLAQAIVHGANLVAVDGNFDDCLNIVRELTDSHPVALVNSVNPYRLQGQKTAAFEIVDELGDAPDIHVLPVGNAGNISAYWMGYNEYAGKTTLASIDDTALHLPPVSTKVPQMWGVQAWGAAPLVLGHVVDAPETIATAIRIGNPASWKYAEAARDDSRGWIDRVRDEQILEAQRILAAEVGVFVEPASAASVAGLLQAGDQGKVAQGAKIVCTVTGNGLKDTATALGGMEINFDPIEPTATAAARVLGL, translated from the coding sequence ATGGCACACCAGTGGCAAGGCCTGATCAATGAATACCGCGAACGGCTGCCGTTCGCTGAGACGGCTCCGGTGGTGACGCTCAAAGAGGGCGGCACCCCGCTCGTGTATGCCAAGGCGCTTTCGGAACGGCTGGATGCCGAGGTCTATGTCAAGGTTGAGGGCGCCAACCCTACCGGTTCTTTCAAGGATCGAGGCATGACCACCGCGATTTCGCAGGTGATGCAGACGGGTGTGGAAGTCGTGGCCTGTGCCTCGACGGGCAATACCTCCGCATCTGCCGCTGCCTACGCCGTGGCGGCCGGTCTGCAGTGCGCCGTCGTGCTACCGGCCGGCAAGATTGCGGCGGGCAAGCTGGCCCAGGCGATCGTGCATGGGGCGAACCTTGTGGCTGTGGACGGCAATTTTGACGACTGCCTCAACATCGTGCGCGAGCTGACCGATAGCCACCCGGTCGCGCTTGTGAACTCGGTCAACCCCTACCGCTTGCAGGGCCAAAAGACAGCCGCTTTCGAGATCGTTGACGAGCTCGGCGACGCCCCGGACATCCACGTTCTCCCCGTGGGCAACGCGGGTAACATCTCCGCATATTGGATGGGATACAACGAGTACGCAGGCAAAACCACGCTCGCTTCGATTGATGACACCGCCCTTCATCTTCCTCCGGTATCCACGAAGGTACCCCAGATGTGGGGCGTACAGGCCTGGGGGGCGGCGCCGCTCGTGCTCGGCCACGTGGTGGATGCGCCCGAGACTATCGCGACGGCGATCCGCATCGGCAACCCGGCGTCATGGAAATACGCCGAAGCGGCACGCGACGATTCACGCGGCTGGATTGATCGCGTCCGCGACGAACAGATTCTCGAGGCCCAGAGAATACTTGCTGCCGAGGTGGGCGTGTTCGTGGAGCCGGCGTCGGCAGCCTCGGTCGCAGGGCTACTTCAGGCGGGTGACCAGGGCAAGGTTGCGCAGGGCGCGAAGATCGTGTGTACGGTCACCGGCAACGGCTTGAAGGACACTGCGACCGCGCTGGGTGGCATGGAGATCAATTTCGATCCGATCGAGCCCACCGCTACCGCGGCTGCTCGCGTTCTGGGGTTGTAA
- a CDS encoding homoserine dehydrogenase has translation MSIKIALLGCGTVGTQVARLLKEQNDLLSARAGAELELIGISVSNLETQRDPVIDRALLTTDSRALIERADIVIELIGGIEPPRTLVRYALESGASVVTGNKALLAEHGPELYDLAKAANVDLYYEAAVAGAVPVVYAVRESLAGDSVKAIKGILNGTTNYILDEMTTKGLAFDEVLATAQELGYAEAEPSADVDGRDAAAKIAILASLAFHKRVSLADVDVEGIRSITSADIEAAAKNNFVIKLVATAAQTGGKIEVRVAPTLVPTVHPLASISGSFNAVVIEAESADRLMFYGRGAGGTPTASAVLSDVVAAAAKKVVGGRAPQEIVLGESEFVPASEAVSRYFVRLRVNDVVGVLAELSRAFADSGVSISAVRQDSDDESGGASLTITTHAATAADMAATIESVSKVSDVREIVRVLRVEDE, from the coding sequence ATGAGTATTAAAATCGCTCTCCTCGGATGCGGAACCGTGGGTACCCAGGTTGCGCGTCTACTCAAGGAGCAAAACGACCTCCTCTCCGCTCGCGCAGGAGCGGAATTAGAACTCATCGGCATTTCGGTGTCGAACCTTGAAACGCAACGAGATCCGGTGATTGATCGGGCACTGCTGACCACGGATTCGCGGGCTCTGATCGAGCGTGCGGACATCGTCATTGAGCTTATCGGCGGCATCGAGCCTCCCCGGACCCTCGTGCGCTACGCGCTGGAATCGGGAGCATCCGTGGTGACGGGCAATAAGGCGTTGCTCGCCGAGCATGGCCCGGAGCTGTATGACCTGGCTAAGGCTGCCAACGTGGATCTTTACTACGAGGCAGCCGTTGCGGGGGCAGTGCCGGTGGTCTACGCGGTGCGCGAGTCGTTGGCTGGGGATTCTGTCAAAGCTATCAAGGGCATCCTCAACGGCACGACGAACTACATTCTTGACGAAATGACCACGAAGGGCCTCGCCTTTGACGAGGTCTTGGCCACGGCCCAGGAGCTCGGATATGCCGAAGCGGAGCCGAGCGCCGACGTGGACGGTAGGGACGCAGCGGCCAAGATTGCGATTCTTGCCTCGCTCGCCTTCCATAAGAGGGTCTCGCTCGCCGACGTCGACGTCGAGGGTATCCGCTCCATCACCTCCGCGGATATCGAAGCTGCGGCGAAAAATAATTTCGTCATCAAGCTCGTCGCGACGGCGGCGCAAACCGGGGGCAAGATCGAGGTGCGCGTCGCTCCGACCCTCGTCCCGACCGTCCACCCGCTGGCTTCTATCTCGGGCTCCTTTAATGCGGTCGTGATCGAGGCAGAGTCCGCCGACCGACTCATGTTCTACGGCAGGGGAGCGGGCGGCACCCCGACGGCGTCGGCCGTGCTCTCCGACGTCGTTGCCGCGGCTGCGAAGAAGGTTGTGGGCGGGCGTGCCCCGCAGGAGATTGTGCTCGGCGAATCCGAGTTTGTGCCCGCCTCCGAGGCGGTCTCACGCTACTTTGTCCGGTTGCGGGTCAACGACGTCGTCGGCGTACTTGCCGAGCTTTCTCGCGCTTTCGCAGACTCCGGGGTTTCCATCTCGGCTGTGCGGCAGGATTCGGACGACGAATCGGGCGGGGCGAGCCTGACGATCACGACCCACGCGGCCACGGCGGCCGATATGGCGGCTACGATCGAGTCAGTGAGTAAGGTAAGTGACGTACGCGAAATCGTGCGCGTCTTGAGGGTAGAGGACGAGTAA
- the lysA gene encoding diaminopimelate decarboxylase, giving the protein MLETVAAPEPNGRPDGVWSMNTARAESGEVTVAGVPVSLIAAQFGTPTYILDEADMRTRARAWVEAMEKAFTSLAGADVYYAGKAFLSKAVARWMMDEGLNIDAASEGELRTALAGGVPGSRIGLHGNNKSEAEIALAIDSGIAHIVIDSIPEIAKVARIASERGRSAPVYVRLTTGVHAGGHDFIQTAHEDQKFGLSVTSGAAYDAITQIAGTPGLKLVGIHSHIGSQILSTDGFAEAAKVVLDVRAWAAQRGIEIPEVDLGGGYGVRYTSQDAVPPAPEDFAEVLAQAVRAHCDATGLPAPRISIEPGRSIVAPAMMTLYTVGTMKDVATDSGPRRYISVDGGMSDNLRPALYGANYTAAVVGREATGAGCRSRVVGKHCESGDILVKDVSLPPVEIGDLLAVPVTGAYGRSMGSNYNMLPRPGVIAVRDGQCTVLLRRETIEDQLAYDLG; this is encoded by the coding sequence ATGTTGGAGACGGTCGCCGCGCCCGAGCCCAACGGCAGGCCCGACGGAGTGTGGTCGATGAACACGGCCCGGGCGGAGTCAGGCGAGGTGACCGTCGCTGGGGTGCCGGTTTCGCTGATCGCTGCTCAGTTTGGCACCCCCACCTACATTCTTGATGAGGCCGACATGCGAACTCGCGCTCGCGCCTGGGTGGAGGCAATGGAGAAGGCTTTCACCTCGCTTGCCGGGGCGGACGTGTACTACGCCGGCAAGGCATTCCTCTCCAAAGCTGTGGCCCGGTGGATGATGGACGAGGGCCTCAACATCGATGCGGCCTCCGAAGGGGAATTACGCACTGCGCTCGCGGGCGGGGTGCCAGGTTCCCGTATTGGCCTTCATGGCAATAACAAGTCAGAGGCGGAGATCGCACTCGCTATCGATAGTGGCATCGCCCATATCGTCATCGATTCTATTCCCGAGATCGCCAAGGTTGCGCGTATCGCAAGCGAGCGTGGCAGGAGCGCCCCGGTGTATGTGCGCCTGACAACCGGGGTGCACGCGGGAGGGCACGACTTCATTCAGACCGCCCACGAGGACCAGAAATTCGGGCTTTCCGTGACAAGCGGAGCGGCCTATGATGCCATTACCCAGATAGCCGGCACGCCCGGCCTGAAGCTGGTGGGTATCCATTCACATATTGGTTCCCAGATCTTGTCCACCGACGGCTTTGCCGAGGCGGCCAAGGTGGTCCTTGACGTGCGGGCATGGGCGGCGCAGCGAGGGATCGAGATCCCGGAAGTGGATCTCGGCGGTGGCTATGGGGTCCGTTATACCTCACAGGATGCCGTCCCGCCCGCGCCGGAAGACTTCGCTGAGGTGCTCGCGCAGGCGGTGCGCGCACATTGCGATGCTACCGGCTTGCCGGCACCACGGATCTCCATCGAACCGGGCCGTTCGATCGTCGCACCGGCGATGATGACGCTGTATACGGTCGGCACAATGAAAGATGTCGCAACGGATAGTGGCCCTCGTCGCTACATTTCGGTCGACGGTGGCATGTCCGATAACCTCCGGCCGGCACTCTACGGCGCCAACTACACGGCCGCCGTTGTCGGCAGGGAGGCTACTGGTGCCGGGTGTCGGTCCCGCGTGGTGGGCAAGCACTGCGAATCCGGCGATATCCTCGTCAAGGACGTCAGCCTTCCGCCTGTCGAGATCGGGGATCTGTTGGCTGTGCCTGTGACGGGCGCCTACGGGCGTTCGATGGGATCGAATTACAATATGCTCCCGCGGCCGGGTGTGATCGCAGTACGAGACGGGCAATGCACGGTGTTGCTCCGCCGTGAGACGATCGAGGATCAGCTCGCTTACGATCTCGGCTAA